In a genomic window of Columba livia isolate bColLiv1 breed racing homer chromosome 4, bColLiv1.pat.W.v2, whole genome shotgun sequence:
- the SPCS3 gene encoding signal peptidase complex subunit 3, giving the protein MCRRGCGSQNASRRKASAWPVGADTGACRGTPGKELGCQFRPPHVEAARDAAAPPNSWRKRRHSRGVGGAWAPPRLGGLSERPRPLPAARARAPSSAARFLPRPSATGPLGAAAPHLSEQRLQRARRGGRAGRRSGEMNTVLSRANSLFAFCLSVMAALTFGCFITTAFKERSVPVGITVSRVSIKNVEDFTGPRERSDLGFITFDITADLQSIFDWNVKQLFLYLTAEYSTRKNALNQVVLWDKIMLRGDNPRLLLKDMKTKYFFFDDGNGLKGNRNITLTLSWNVVPNAGILPLVTGSGHVSVPFPDTYETPKSY; this is encoded by the exons ATGTGCCGGAGAGGGTGCGGGTCTCAAAACGCATCGCGGCGCAAAGCTAGCGCCTGGCCCGTAGGAGCAGACACGGGGGCCTGCAGGGGAACCCCCGGGAAGGAACTGGGCTGTCAGTTCCGCCCCCCCCACGTCGAGGCCGCGAGGGACGCCGCGGCACCGCCCAACTCCTGGCGGAAGCGCCGACACAGCCGCGGTGTGGGAGGGGCGTGGGCCCCGCCTCGGCTGGGTGGGCTCTCGGagaggccacgccccctccccgccgcccgTGCGCGCGCCCCTTCCTCCGCCGCCCGCTTCCTGCCGCGTCCCAGTGCCACCGGGCCCCTCGGAGCCGCCGCCCCCCACCTCTCCGAGCAGCGGCTGCAGCGTGCacggcgcggcgggcgggccggCCGGCGGAGCGGGGAGATGAACACGGTCCTGTCTCGGGCTAATTCGCTCTTCGCCTTCTGTTTGAGCGTGATGGCGGCGCTCACCTTCGGCTGCTTCATCACCACCGCCTTCAAGGAACGCAGCGTGCCCGTCGGCATCACCGTCTCCCGGGTATCGAT AAAAAATGTAGAAGATTTCACTGGACCTAGAGAGAGAAGTGATCTGGGATTCATCACATTTGACATTACTGCAGAT CTGCAGAGTATATTTGACTGGAATGTTAAACAATTGTTTCTATATTTGACTGCAGAATACTCAACGAGAAAGAAT GCTCTAAACCAGGTGGTCCTTTGGGACAAGATCATGTTGAGAGGAGATAACCCAAGACTGTTGTTAAAAGACATGAAGACAAAGTACTTTTTCTTTGATGATGGAAATGGTCTGAA GGGAAACAGGAACATTACTTTGACTCTCTCCTGGAATGTTGTACCAAATGCTGGCATTCTACCTCTTGTAACAGGATCAGGACATGTGTCTGTACCTTTCCCAGATACCTATGAAACACCAAAAAGTTATTAA